One Aegilops tauschii subsp. strangulata cultivar AL8/78 chromosome 7, Aet v6.0, whole genome shotgun sequence genomic window carries:
- the LOC109774743 gene encoding lipid transfer protein EARLI 1-like, protein MAASGTSSMAVAMAAVVAVVLCAGVRPAEACNGHPCPSPAGNCPVNAVKLAVCADVLDGLIHVVVGQSPPKQPCCSLISDLVDLDAAACVCLAINANVLGINLDVDVDLTLLLNCCGCKVPKGFRCA, encoded by the coding sequence ATGGCTGCATCCGGGACGAGCAGCATGGCCGTGGCAATGGCGGCGGTCGTGGCCGTGGTCCTGTGCGCGGGCGTGCGGCCGGCGGAGGCGTGCAACGGCCACCCGTGCCCGTCGCCGGCGGGCAATTGCCCCGTGAACGCGGTGAAGCTGGCGGTGTGCGCGGACGTGCTGGACGGGCTGATCCACGTGGTGGTGGGGCAGTCGCCGCCCAAGCAGCCGTGCTGCTCCCTCATCTCCGACCTAGTGGACCTGGACGCCGCCGCCTGCGTCTGCCTCGCCATCAACGCCAACGTCCTCGGCATCAACCTCGACGTCGACGTCGACCTCACGCTGCTGCTCAACTGCTGCGGATGCAAGGTGCCCAAGGGCTTCCGCTGCGCTTGA
- the LOC109774735 gene encoding uncharacterized protein, with amino-acid sequence MGRLRKVSHKDVPLVPSLESADSQHDMFVPNDFADDCSNPMSLEISSDDGGLDKALFDFYMDHKVKCLKRRLSSAARRNVRLKRSTDLPVCSTFTRNSGKFFSGVVDGLRPRYEDVIENYGMGCLLSFVRTEVPLRLVK; translated from the exons ATGGGGAGGCTGCGGAAAGTATCTCACAAGGATGTACCACTAGTCCCTTCTCTTGAGAGTGCAGATTCTCAGCATGATATGTTTGTGCCTAATGATTTCGCAGATGATTGTTCTAATCCTATGTCGTTg GAAATCTCTAGTGATGATGGAGGGCTTGACAAAGCTCTATTTGACTTCTATATGGACCAT AAAGTTAAATGTTTGAAGAGGAGGTTATCATCTGCTGCAAGAAGAAACGTG AGGCTGAAGCGGTCTACTGATTTGCCTGTCTGTTCCACTTTCACTAGAAATTCTGGGAAGTTTTTCTCAGGTGTTGTCGATGGTTTGCGTCCACGGTACGAGGATGTCATTGAGAATTATGGCATGGGCTGTCTTCTTAGTTTCGTTAGGACTGAGGTCCCTCTTAGGCTTGTCAAGTGA